A window of Sulfurimonas gotlandica GD1 contains these coding sequences:
- a CDS encoding response regulator: MINIKLLKELTHDLSVLYVQNDISLMEDTSELLENYFKKVDTEYDGQAGFDKYIAYEKENAKPYDLIISDINMPKLNGIAMSKKIRAMNHEQFIVIITAHNEVEFLSSALDLGIDGYVTKPIENLKLIKVLYKVAQAITNNKFVESHIQVVEDLNMQLDIQNKELASKNKELHNKNQELEKSFRMLIFKNKYNT; encoded by the coding sequence ATGATAAATATAAAACTACTAAAAGAACTTACACATGACTTAAGTGTTCTTTATGTGCAAAATGACATATCTCTAATGGAAGATACATCTGAACTGTTAGAAAACTATTTTAAAAAAGTAGATACCGAATATGATGGTCAAGCTGGATTTGATAAATATATAGCGTATGAAAAAGAAAATGCTAAACCTTATGATTTAATTATTAGTGACATTAATATGCCAAAACTCAATGGTATAGCTATGAGTAAAAAGATACGAGCAATGAATCACGAGCAGTTTATTGTTATAATAACCGCCCATAACGAGGTAGAATTTCTTTCTTCTGCACTCGACCTTGGCATAGATGGTTATGTGACTAAACCTATAGAAAATCTAAAATTGATAAAGGTTTTATACAAAGTAGCACAGGCAATTACGAACAATAAATTTGTAGAATCTCATATTCAAGTAGTAGAAGATTTAAATATGCAGCTTGATATACAGAATAAAGAACTTGCTTCTAAAAATAAAGAGCTTCACAATAAAAACCAAGAGTTAGAAAAATCATTTCGTATGCTTATCTTCAA